The following is a genomic window from Nicotiana tabacum cultivar K326 chromosome 3, ASM71507v2, whole genome shotgun sequence.
ACGCACTAGCCAATgaagcaaaaaataaggaaaataaacaATATAAACCAGGAAGCACAAAATTTTTTGCGGATCCACCCCCTTTTGAGAAGCATCTTCATGCTAAGGATATGTACAGGGAAGGCAACTGTACGAAGCACGTGCCTATTTCTATTTGTAATATGCTTAAGACTTTAAGCAATCAAAATATTACTAGtaatagtactcttttgtatgcGGGATACCTACCCTATGGCCACTACTATAAACAATATGGCATGTAGTATGTCAACCTATATTTAGTAAGTAATATTAATCATTAACCAAAGTAATATAAATCCTTTGGTTAATGACTCCAAAAAAAAAGTACTCCCTCTGttctagtttatgtgaacctatttcctttttggtccgttccaaaaagaatgaaccctttctaaatttggtaacaatttagcttaaagttacaactctacccttaatgagaagcttttataaccacacaaatactctgagccccatttggacttgtttaggaccataattccaaaagtcttcatttttttcttaaactccgtgcccagtcaaacaggttctcataaattggaacggagggagtaatattaaTCCTTTAattactcaaaaaaaaaaatcctttaaaAGCTGCAGCCTGCAAGTGCTTCGAAAAGAAAAGATTTCTCAAATTTTTGTCTCacaaatccaacggctcagattcGATCATCACATTCATCACCGTCCTCTCTACATTTCGTCCCTTTTACACCATATAAATATAGAAACGTAAAGGGGTTTCACTTCAACCCTAGCCGAGAGAGGATATTTGTTTTCTCCGTCAATCGACGTTAATCTACAGGTGAGTGATTTATCCTTCTGTTTCCGCTAGATTTAATTAATTCCGCATTTTTTTCCGTTTTTACGGCTTTGATCTTTAATATTAGGGttttttctctttaattttttttaaagataagtTCGATGAGAACGAGATTGATGAATTACACGCTTTTCACCTTTTCCCCCATCAACAGTAACAACTATTAAGCCTCAATTCGACGCTAGTTAGTGTTTATGAATCTCACTATAATTTatcttaaagaaaaaaaaatcatcaacttTTTCTAAATTGAGCTTTTGTTTCTCGGATCTCGCAGTTTTTttttcatcaacaacaacaactattaagCCTCTATTATAATCTAGTTAGGGCTGTACGATTCTCACTATTGTTTATCATAAATCGAgttataaaaaagtaaaaattcagCAACTTTATAAATGTATTTGTGGATAAATCGAGCTTTTGTTAAGGCGATCTCGCAGTGCTCTTttcattattatcatttttatgaTTCTTTTAGGCAGACTCCATCTAGTATCGGAGTGACATGTAGATGTTGATGTGACTTTCAGGTGTTTGCTCATTTGTATATATTAGGGGTAGGGGCAGGGTCCAACTAAAACTGCTTTACTTCGCCGTTTGGGAGGTTTTTTTTGGGTAAATTTTCTGAACTTTAGAGTTTaaattccttattttttttttgcatctGATTTGAATTTTTTATGGATAAAGAAAGCGGGTAATTCTTCAATAGGTTCAACTAATATAAATGGGTGTTACTAGCTGCTTCTCATTTGCAATTTTTTAACACCCTTTGATTCGGAGATACATAGGTTCGTGATGGTGCGTGCAAAAGGCAAGGCCAATGCTTCAACTAAACGATCAGTGTCCAAAGCAGATGTTGCAATTGCTTCTGAAGCTGATACGACACTTGACTCCAGTGAGGTGGAAAACCACATAGAAACTGGAGGCTCGGTTGCGTTTTCAGTGGAAACAGCAGTAACTGAAGAAACAATGATCACTcttgtagaagaagaagaagaaaatgatggagCTGAAACTGAAACTTTAGAGGGAGAACATGCtatggaagaagaagaaaatgatggagCTGAAACTGAAACTTTAGAGGGAGAACATGCTATGGAAGAAgatgaagataataaagaaaatgAAGTTTTTGGAGGAGGAGATGAAAAATGTGGTTCtgataaggaagaagaagaagatgctaTTAGTAATGATGAAGGTAATAACCAAGAAAATACCATAGAACAGGAAGATGGTGAACAGAACATAGATGATAAGCAAGTAGGAGATGCTGCTGGTGTAGACAAGGATAACCAGGAAGATGACATGCCAAAACAAGAAGATGAAACAAATGCAAATGAaaagaataaagagaaaataGAAGGAAGTTTGAATCAAAAAGCTAAAAAAATGAAGAGAAGAAATAATAGGAAGAGAAAGGCAAATGGAAGCCCCCAAGAGAAAGGTGAAAATAATCAAGTTATGAAGAAAGTAGCCTCTAACGGTAAGGTTGGGAAGGACTTGGGAAAATTGGAGTCAAATGATGATGAGCAAAGCTCTAAGAAAGTTGCCTCTGGAGGTAAGTCTAGAGCGGCTCCTCAAGGCAAAGACGAGCCCGAGTCGTCACACAAGAAGTTGTCCTCAAAGAAGAAGGCTAAGGGCATGGGTATGATCTTTATGTGCAACTCCGAGACAAAGAAGGATTGTTATCGTTATAAGGTTCTAGGGTTGCCGGCAAGCAAGAAAGAGACGGTGGAAAAAATTTATAAAGGGATGAGGCTTTTCCTTTACGATGTTGATTTGAAGTTGATGTATGGGATCTACAAAGCTGCAGAACGTGGTGGCTATAACATTGCACCCAAGGCTTTCAAGTCTCAATTTCCTTCTCAGGTTAGCTAGTTGTGCTATCAATGCCTTCTAACCTTTAATTGCTTCTCTTCGTAGTTTTTTTGGCTATGAAGTATATTTCTAGTTGAGGACGTAAGAGAGAAGTACCATTTAGAGGATAGCATATAGTTTTGTTAAATGCATGTTTAAGCACATTTAACCTTGATGTTTTAAGTAAGGTGTTTGTAGGGTGTTCATTCGTCGGAGCGGTTCAATTTTATCAAATGTTGGGTTGGCTTTTTGATTTTTGGGTTTCTAGAAACAAAATAGAACCGAAATAAATTTTGTTTGGTTCAAGTTTTTCCATCAATTTGGGCTTGAAAGGGACGAAAAAAGAATATAactttataataatttattatatgTGTAAATTCAAATAATcatattcttttaaaataaggtAATAATAGAATTTAATTGATTTACATAAACATACATAATGcaagtagttatatatatatatatataattatctaattaaattattataatatttatattttctcAAAAAGTTATTACTCACTTCGTCCCAATTATGTTATGTTTGACTGGGCACAGTGTTTAAGAAAGAAGAATTTTGAATCTCATGGTCTAAAACAAGTCCTAGGTACTTTCGTGGTTATAAATTATCTCACTAAtagtaaaatgagaagtttaaagcAAAACTATTTTTACATATATAAATACGTCATACTTTTTGAGACAAATTAGAAACAAATATGCATTTCATAAATTGGTATTGAGTGCGTATATGATATAGATATTATGTATTAATTCGTTATTTGCTTTGTTAGGTTATATTTGTAGAAAATAAAAGGCCGAACCGAAGTACCAAATTTTAAAGTCAACCAAAGATCGGGAAATTTTATTTGGCTTTTATCGAAGTATGAAAACCCATGGTTTTAAGCTTGAATCTAGGTGTGACTAGGGTTGGGCGCTTCACTTTTCTAAGGGTCCGCTTTAATGTAGGTGTCAAGGAGCTCCCTTGTAAAAAGGGTAGGACTAAACAATAAATAGACCTACCCTAGGactttggtctagtggtaagagcGTAGCTTTTGATGTTTGGGTTAGGCACACATCATAGGTTCGAACCCGAGTTCAGACATAacttggtatttaagtggagaagaatAGAGGGGTGGGCCGGTCATCGGTTGACATTCGAATTGCGTGCCTTTAGCCCTTGAGATTTTCTCGATTATAAAAGAATGTTAGATTTGGCGAAGATGTATCAATTGCTAGGTAACCTATGAAGGAGTGTGTTAGTGTCGAGGAATGTGAACTAGAAACTTAGTATAAGAGATCTAAATTAGATGCTTAAAATTGTGGCTTTTCATTTGGCACCCAAAGGTGTGGTCTAGTGGTCAAGGAAGTGGATTGAGAACCACGAGGTCTTAGGTTTAAATCCCAACAAAGGGAAAAAAATTAGGTGATTTTTTCCCATCTGTCCAAGCCTTAGTAGACAAAGTTATTTGGTACTTGTGCTAGTGGGATGTAGCAGTACTTCATGGATACTTCATGGAACTAGTCAATGTACGCGCAAGCTGGTTCGGACGCCACAATTATCCAAAAAAAAAGTTGCCACTTTtcatttgaattatgaatttaaaaTGGGTTTTCAATGTGATATGTATTGTTTTGTCATATATATTGTGTTGCAAAGGGGCTTGGTTAGGGCACACTTGGCTTGTAGCATTGGCATTTGGGAAGCTCAAGTCATGTACTTTGCCTTGCTTAAGTGATGTATTAGTGGAGGCACCATGACGCTAAGGCGTGCATGTTATTCGTAGTGGCTTTTTCTTTAACCgatattaataaataataattttagctAAAAAAGTTGTATACAACTCCTTTGAAACTTCATATGATATTGCTACTATTTGGGGAGTCAAACTACTTTTTCTTTAATTACTAGTTTAAACCTTTTTGTTTATTGATAACTACTATTGAAGACTAGTTGAAAAGTTAAGTTGCACCTTTGTATCTAGAGCAAAAATTTATAATGGTATTAAAACCTGATTGACATAGTTTTCCTTAATTATAGTTACACATCTTTTAATCCATATAATTTTTCtaatgtttatttatttttgttgcaTTATTatacattattttattttttcatttgctCCTTTTTTAGATTTTTCGTATTTGAAAACGCTTTGATTTTAAGCTTTCTATATTATGCTTAGACATAATGACACGTTTTAAGACCACACTACAGAAGATAGTAATATAAGCTATGTTTAAAACTACGTTCTATTTGTAAAGACTAAAGTAGAAAATCGAAAGAGAAAGTAGgaaatagaaaaaatagaagaaagacaAAAACAAATAGCCCGCTGCCTGACCGGCCCCTAATTGACCCACTATAAAGGTTAGGGGTTGTGGAGTGCCCGGGCTGTCCATTCTAAAGTTTTAGCCTGTCTAGGACCAACCCACTTGCCTTGTATAATATAGGACCAAGACCACCGCACTTGCAAAGTATAGTTCTGGGCGTACATGTGTGCTGATCACTGATTATGGAGGTGATTGATTTCGAGAACAATCTTTCAGGTGACCATCATTTATATAAATCAACTAGTAAATTCTTGTAAGTTGTAACTTGATATTTTTCGCTCTACTGAGGTGTGTAGACTGTAGACAaccaggaaaaaagaaaaaaaatatcagAGAAGATCTTTAGAAATTAAGAAGTTGCccattaaaaaaatgaaaaaaaaaattactttcttGTCCTTTGAGGGTAAGGAGTTTCCATTATTAGGTGCTATTCAGTTTTCTTGTTATGGTTTAAATGATTGACTTTGTATTTGGGAGTACATTCATTCCGTCATTCGAAGTGCTTTTAAATGTCCTTAGAATAATTAAATCCATTGAATTGGCAGCTGAATGAAACATCCAGGTAAAGTCTTTTCCTCATTTAATTGGGAAATATGAATGGGAAACAAGTGAGCCTCCCatctaaagaaaaggaaaataaatagaAGATGGATTTTCCTGTAAGATTGTTGGTAGCAGGTaaaattctttatagattttGTATTATCCAAAATAAATTGGAGAATACAATGTCCGGAAAGCATTATAACTTTTACTcttatatttgaaattgttttgtCAATAGTGTTCCTTAGAGGTAAAGTGTATGTCATAATGGGCATAGCCAAGAAAGGATAGGTGAGATGTTGAATTTTGATCGGTTTAAAAGTCTGTAGTTTTTCCATTTGGGAATCAAGTCTAATTTGTCCATTTAGGATGTGTGGTATAATTTAGACAATGTCATGGTCATTTCTGTCATTGAATGGGTGTAAAAGTACTTGATATCTGGTAATGGTGAGCGCTTGAGCATGTGAGAATTGTTTTAGTGATGATACTGAGtattaaatggtgaaaatggtTGTGATGAAACTACTCATATTAGAATAAGGTTACTGGTTTGTTACCCTTTCTCAAAAAAAGAATAGGGTTACTGGTGAAAAATGATTTAGTCTCATCATTTCTCCTTGTTCGGAGTATAATACGTTTGTTTGAGGCAAACAAACcctagaaaataataaataagttcATCAAGGAAAAACCCTTTATTCCTTTGAATTAGTGGGCAAGAGTTAATTTGGTTCTAGACTTCTAGTGCCTATAATTTATAATTTGGTAGTACCTAACCTTAGGAGACAACCAGTAGGCAATTAAAATTCAGGTGGTGATCCATCTTTATGTGTATGTACACGCATATTCGTATAACAGAAAGGCAGAAAAGATAAAGCAGGGGGTTTCAGTATCTAATTTTCAAGTGAGGTATTGCTCTTTATGTTCAATTGT
Proteins encoded in this region:
- the LOC107829231 gene encoding uncharacterized protein LOC107829231; this translates as MVRAKGKANASTKRSVSKADVAIASEADTTLDSSEVENHIETGGSVAFSVETAVTEETMITLVEEEEENDGAETETLEGEHAMEEEENDGAETETLEGEHAMEEDEDNKENEVFGGGDEKCGSDKEEEEDAISNDEGNNQENTIEQEDGEQNIDDKQVGDAAGVDKDNQEDDMPKQEDETNANEKNKEKIEGSLNQKAKKMKRRNNRKRKANGSPQEKGENNQVMKKVASNGKVGKDLGKLESNDDEQSSKKVASGGKSRAAPQGKDEPESSHKKLSSKKKAKGMGMIFMCNSETKKDCYRYKVLGLPASKKETVEKIYKGMRLFLYDVDLKLMYGIYKAAERGGYNIAPKAFKSQFPSQVRFSVLEDCLPLAEETFRQAIKKNYFTRSKFDCLLSSEQVKDLCKLFTAASKGSRSKDTRLGFETPAKSKRDRVKRRGRDGRRRAERARRPERVEERGYRERVEERGYRERVEERVYHERPHFHERDLVTSPLVPLAPLQPLPPPAPVQSYAYSRTLRTDPYRRDTVIQHDDTYRQSRLVELPDAYRRDTVLGNPDVYRRQAVVEPRETVLGNPDVYRRQAVVELRDYYRQDGFPERREYHQPLSLETRLRDDIGINDPYVSYRERVSYHDPVNSARSEPEYDPPPVGLRSVYRHGGTRSVLPEYHSSAASSLYEYPRQPQYRY